From a region of the Drosophila mauritiana strain mau12 chromosome 4, ASM438214v1, whole genome shotgun sequence genome:
- the LOC117146246 gene encoding zinc transporter ZIP9-B isoform X1, with amino-acid sequence MILCSLKLSWAIMAEETIILILLVLVMLVGSYLAGSIPMLMKLSEEKLKCVTVLGAGLLVGTALVVIIPEGIRSLYVGFGQSQKRTSVPEQPDYSQTIGLSLVLGFVFMMLVDISQRKTNFGSNKKNNATLTLGLVVHAAADGVALGAAATTSHQDVEIIVFLAIMLHKAPAAFGLVTFLLHEKVDRHQIRRHLVLFSLSAPLMTILTYFGIGQEQKDTLNSVNATGIAMLFSAGTFLYVATVHVLPELTQGGLTKSDQHDYCLLEESRGVATNDLNGSNSIQALKYSELVILICGALLPLIITFGHNHQ; translated from the exons ATGATATTATGCTCATTAAAATTAAGTTGGGCAATCATGGCTGAAGAGACAATAATTCTCATTTTATTAGTGTTGGTTATGCTTGTGGGGTCTTATTTGGCAGGGAGCATACCGATGTTGATGAAATTAAGCGAG GAAAAGCTAAAATGTGTCACTGTGCTGGGAGCTGGATTGTTAGTGGGAACTGCTCTCGTTGTTATTATTCCGGAGGGCATTCGATCATTGTATGTGGGGTTTGGCCAATCCCAAAAACGGACATCGGTTCCGGAGCAACCAGATTACTCACAGACCATTGGACTTTCTCTTGTGCTTGGATTTGTCTTCATGATGTTGGTGGATATCTCTCAGCGGAAGACTAATTTTGgaagtaataaaaaaaacaatgccACACTAACTCTTGGATTGGTTGTGCATGCTGCAG CTGATGGAGTTGCATTGGGAGCAGCTGCCACCACTAGCCATCAAGATGTTGAGATAATTGTATTTTTAGCTATAATGCTTCATAAGGCACCAGCAGCATTCGGATTAGTGACATTCCTACTGCACGAAAAAGTAGACAGACATCAAATTCGCAGACACCTAGTCTTATTTTCCCTGTCGGCTCCCCTTATGACTATTTTAACGTATTTTGGAATCGGACAGGAGCAGAAGGACACGTTAAATTCCGTAAATGCCACTGGTATAGCTATGCTATTCTCCGCTGGAACATTTTTGTACGTAGCAACTGTTCATGTTTTACCAGAGCTTACCCAAGGGGGATTAACGAAGAGCGATCAGCATGATTATTGTTTGCTAGAGGAATCTCGAGGTGTTGCTACGAATGATTTGAATGGAAGTAATAGTATTCAAGCATTAAAATATAGTGAATTGGTAATTCTGATTTGCGGCGCACTGCTTCCCCTAATTATAACATTTGGACATAATCACCAGTAA
- the LOC117146246 gene encoding zinc transporter ZIP9-B isoform X3, with the protein MAFLNTKNIKCEEKLKCVTVLGAGLLVGTALVVIIPEGIRSLYVGFGQSQKRTSVPEQPDYSQTIGLSLVLGFVFMMLVDISQRKTNFGSNKKNNATLTLGLVVHAAADGVALGAAATTSHQDVEIIVFLAIMLHKAPAAFGLVTFLLHEKVDRHQIRRHLVLFSLSAPLMTILTYFGIGQEQKDTLNSVNATGIAMLFSAGTFLYVATVHVLPELTQGGLTKSDQHDYCLLEESRGVATNDLNGSNSIQALKYSELVILICGALLPLIITFGHNHQ; encoded by the exons ATGGCatttttaaatacaaaaaatattaaatgtgAG GAAAAGCTAAAATGTGTCACTGTGCTGGGAGCTGGATTGTTAGTGGGAACTGCTCTCGTTGTTATTATTCCGGAGGGCATTCGATCATTGTATGTGGGGTTTGGCCAATCCCAAAAACGGACATCGGTTCCGGAGCAACCAGATTACTCACAGACCATTGGACTTTCTCTTGTGCTTGGATTTGTCTTCATGATGTTGGTGGATATCTCTCAGCGGAAGACTAATTTTGgaagtaataaaaaaaacaatgccACACTAACTCTTGGATTGGTTGTGCATGCTGCAG CTGATGGAGTTGCATTGGGAGCAGCTGCCACCACTAGCCATCAAGATGTTGAGATAATTGTATTTTTAGCTATAATGCTTCATAAGGCACCAGCAGCATTCGGATTAGTGACATTCCTACTGCACGAAAAAGTAGACAGACATCAAATTCGCAGACACCTAGTCTTATTTTCCCTGTCGGCTCCCCTTATGACTATTTTAACGTATTTTGGAATCGGACAGGAGCAGAAGGACACGTTAAATTCCGTAAATGCCACTGGTATAGCTATGCTATTCTCCGCTGGAACATTTTTGTACGTAGCAACTGTTCATGTTTTACCAGAGCTTACCCAAGGGGGATTAACGAAGAGCGATCAGCATGATTATTGTTTGCTAGAGGAATCTCGAGGTGTTGCTACGAATGATTTGAATGGAAGTAATAGTATTCAAGCATTAAAATATAGTGAATTGGTAATTCTGATTTGCGGCGCACTGCTTCCCCTAATTATAACATTTGGACATAATCACCAGTAA
- the LOC117146246 gene encoding zinc transporter ZIP9-B isoform X2 yields MEENYSFPTNSEMNKSEKLKCVTVLGAGLLVGTALVVIIPEGIRSLYVGFGQSQKRTSVPEQPDYSQTIGLSLVLGFVFMMLVDISQRKTNFGSNKKNNATLTLGLVVHAAADGVALGAAATTSHQDVEIIVFLAIMLHKAPAAFGLVTFLLHEKVDRHQIRRHLVLFSLSAPLMTILTYFGIGQEQKDTLNSVNATGIAMLFSAGTFLYVATVHVLPELTQGGLTKSDQHDYCLLEESRGVATNDLNGSNSIQALKYSELVILICGALLPLIITFGHNHQ; encoded by the exons ATGGAAGAAAACTATTCATTCCCTACAAATTCGGAAATGAATAAGTCG GAAAAGCTAAAATGTGTCACTGTGCTGGGAGCTGGATTGTTAGTGGGAACTGCTCTCGTTGTTATTATTCCGGAGGGCATTCGATCATTGTATGTGGGGTTTGGCCAATCCCAAAAACGGACATCGGTTCCGGAGCAACCAGATTACTCACAGACCATTGGACTTTCTCTTGTGCTTGGATTTGTCTTCATGATGTTGGTGGATATCTCTCAGCGGAAGACTAATTTTGgaagtaataaaaaaaacaatgccACACTAACTCTTGGATTGGTTGTGCATGCTGCAG CTGATGGAGTTGCATTGGGAGCAGCTGCCACCACTAGCCATCAAGATGTTGAGATAATTGTATTTTTAGCTATAATGCTTCATAAGGCACCAGCAGCATTCGGATTAGTGACATTCCTACTGCACGAAAAAGTAGACAGACATCAAATTCGCAGACACCTAGTCTTATTTTCCCTGTCGGCTCCCCTTATGACTATTTTAACGTATTTTGGAATCGGACAGGAGCAGAAGGACACGTTAAATTCCGTAAATGCCACTGGTATAGCTATGCTATTCTCCGCTGGAACATTTTTGTACGTAGCAACTGTTCATGTTTTACCAGAGCTTACCCAAGGGGGATTAACGAAGAGCGATCAGCATGATTATTGTTTGCTAGAGGAATCTCGAGGTGTTGCTACGAATGATTTGAATGGAAGTAATAGTATTCAAGCATTAAAATATAGTGAATTGGTAATTCTGATTTGCGGCGCACTGCTTCCCCTAATTATAACATTTGGACATAATCACCAGTAA
- the LOC117146247 gene encoding RING finger protein 11 isoform X1 has protein sequence MGNCLKISTSDDISLLRGNDSQISGTQPMYHQGEHYQRELYSSTSASTTRTPSSNNRQLSDENQVKIAKRIGLMQYLPIGTYDGSSKKARECVICMAEFCVNEAVRYLPCMHIYHVNCIDDWLLRSLTCPSCLEPVDAALLTSYDST, from the exons ATGGGTAATTGCTTAAAAATTAGCACTTCAGATGACATTTCACTTTTACGCGGCAATGACAGTCAAATCAGCGGGACACAGCCAATGTATCAT CAGGGAGAGCATTATCAACGAGAATTGTACTCTTCCACGTCGGCTTCGACAACGCGAACACCATCTTCTAATAATCGTCAACTTTCCGATGAAAATCAAGTGAAAATTGCAAAGCGTATTGGATTAATGCAGTACTTGCCAATAGGAACATACGACGGGAGCTCGAAGAAAGCACGAGAATGTGTTATCTGCATGGCTGAATTTTGTGTTAATGAAGCCGTACGTTATCTACCTTGCATGCATATTTATCATGTTAATTGTATAGATGATTGGTTGTTGAGAAGTCTAACTTGTCCCAGTTGTTTAGAGCCTGTTGATGCTGCTTTACTGACGAGTTATGATTCGACATAG
- the LOC117146247 gene encoding RING finger protein 11 isoform X2 has product MGNCLKISTSDDISLLRGNDSQISGTQPMYHGEHYQRELYSSTSASTTRTPSSNNRQLSDENQVKIAKRIGLMQYLPIGTYDGSSKKARECVICMAEFCVNEAVRYLPCMHIYHVNCIDDWLLRSLTCPSCLEPVDAALLTSYDST; this is encoded by the exons ATGGGTAATTGCTTAAAAATTAGCACTTCAGATGACATTTCACTTTTACGCGGCAATGACAGTCAAATCAGCGGGACACAGCCAATGTATCAT GGAGAGCATTATCAACGAGAATTGTACTCTTCCACGTCGGCTTCGACAACGCGAACACCATCTTCTAATAATCGTCAACTTTCCGATGAAAATCAAGTGAAAATTGCAAAGCGTATTGGATTAATGCAGTACTTGCCAATAGGAACATACGACGGGAGCTCGAAGAAAGCACGAGAATGTGTTATCTGCATGGCTGAATTTTGTGTTAATGAAGCCGTACGTTATCTACCTTGCATGCATATTTATCATGTTAATTGTATAGATGATTGGTTGTTGAGAAGTCTAACTTGTCCCAGTTGTTTAGAGCCTGTTGATGCTGCTTTACTGACGAGTTATGATTCGACATAG